A genome region from Megalobrama amblycephala isolate DHTTF-2021 linkage group LG18, ASM1881202v1, whole genome shotgun sequence includes the following:
- the stard4 gene encoding stAR-related lipid transfer protein 4 isoform X3 has product MDSSSQQLRETLVSYHSLNESEWNIAKKSDVTVWRKPSDEFSGFLYKAEGTVADNPRRIIDFMIPGPCRMSWDSMMTSMEIVKTLDEGCCVVKYTTAGQLRNIVSPREFVDFSYTCDYQRGLMSCGVSVDHAEQKPGFVRGFNHPCGWFCVPTEDPAVSLLTGYIQTDLRGMVPQTAVDSAMASGLVRFFHDLRQALKV; this is encoded by the exons ATGGACAGCTCGTCTCAACAGCTTCGGGAAACTCTCGTCTCGTATCACAGTCTGAATGAATCCGAGTGGAACATCGCGAAGAAATCA GATGTGACCGTGTGGAGGAAACCATCGGACGAGTTCAGCGGATTTCT ATATAAAGCCGAAGGAACTGTCGCGGATAATCCGCGGAGGATCATTGATTTCATGATTCCCGGGCCCTGCAGGATGAGCTGGGACAGTATGATGACTTCGATGGAGATTGTGAAAACACTCGACGAG GGCTGTTGTGTTGTGAAATACACCACCGCGGGGCAGCTGAGGAACATCGTTTCTCCGCGAGAGTTTGTGGATTTCTCCTACACCTGCGACTATCAGCGCGGCCTGATGTCCTGCG GCGTGAGCGTCGATCATGCCGAGCAGAAGCCGGGGTTCGTTCGAGGATTCAATCACCCGTGCGGCTGGTTCTGTGTGCCGACGGAGGATCCCGCTGTCAGTCTACTGACCGGATACATCCAGACGGACCTGAGGGGAATGGTGCCGCAGACGGCCGTGGATTCGGCCATGGCTTCTGGACTGGTCAGATTTTTCCATGATCTCAGACAAGCTCTGAAAGTTTAG
- the stard4 gene encoding stAR-related lipid transfer protein 4 isoform X2, with protein MDSSSQQLRETLVSYHSLNESEWNIAKKSKDVTVWRKPSDEFSGFLYKAEGTVADNPRRIIDFMIPGPCRMSWDSMMTSMEIVKTLDEGCCVVKYTTAGQLRNIVSPREFVDFSYTCDYQRGLMSCGVSVDHAEQKPGFVRGFNHPCGWFCVPTEDPAVSLLTGYIQTDLRGMVPQTAVDSAMASGLVRFFHDLRQALKV; from the exons ATGGACAGCTCGTCTCAACAGCTTCGGGAAACTCTCGTCTCGTATCACAGTCTGAATGAATCCGAGTGGAACATCGCGAAGAAATCA AAGGATGTGACCGTGTGGAGGAAACCATCGGACGAGTTCAGCGGATTTCT ATATAAAGCCGAAGGAACTGTCGCGGATAATCCGCGGAGGATCATTGATTTCATGATTCCCGGGCCCTGCAGGATGAGCTGGGACAGTATGATGACTTCGATGGAGATTGTGAAAACACTCGACGAG GGCTGTTGTGTTGTGAAATACACCACCGCGGGGCAGCTGAGGAACATCGTTTCTCCGCGAGAGTTTGTGGATTTCTCCTACACCTGCGACTATCAGCGCGGCCTGATGTCCTGCG GCGTGAGCGTCGATCATGCCGAGCAGAAGCCGGGGTTCGTTCGAGGATTCAATCACCCGTGCGGCTGGTTCTGTGTGCCGACGGAGGATCCCGCTGTCAGTCTACTGACCGGATACATCCAGACGGACCTGAGGGGAATGGTGCCGCAGACGGCCGTGGATTCGGCCATGGCTTCTGGACTGGTCAGATTTTTCCATGATCTCAGACAAGCTCTGAAAGTTTAG
- the stard4 gene encoding stAR-related lipid transfer protein 4 isoform X1 yields the protein MQRFYVISMDSSSQQLRETLVSYHSLNESEWNIAKKSKDVTVWRKPSDEFSGFLYKAEGTVADNPRRIIDFMIPGPCRMSWDSMMTSMEIVKTLDEGCCVVKYTTAGQLRNIVSPREFVDFSYTCDYQRGLMSCGVSVDHAEQKPGFVRGFNHPCGWFCVPTEDPAVSLLTGYIQTDLRGMVPQTAVDSAMASGLVRFFHDLRQALKV from the exons ATGCAGCGATTTTATGTAATTTCG ATGGACAGCTCGTCTCAACAGCTTCGGGAAACTCTCGTCTCGTATCACAGTCTGAATGAATCCGAGTGGAACATCGCGAAGAAATCA AAGGATGTGACCGTGTGGAGGAAACCATCGGACGAGTTCAGCGGATTTCT ATATAAAGCCGAAGGAACTGTCGCGGATAATCCGCGGAGGATCATTGATTTCATGATTCCCGGGCCCTGCAGGATGAGCTGGGACAGTATGATGACTTCGATGGAGATTGTGAAAACACTCGACGAG GGCTGTTGTGTTGTGAAATACACCACCGCGGGGCAGCTGAGGAACATCGTTTCTCCGCGAGAGTTTGTGGATTTCTCCTACACCTGCGACTATCAGCGCGGCCTGATGTCCTGCG GCGTGAGCGTCGATCATGCCGAGCAGAAGCCGGGGTTCGTTCGAGGATTCAATCACCCGTGCGGCTGGTTCTGTGTGCCGACGGAGGATCCCGCTGTCAGTCTACTGACCGGATACATCCAGACGGACCTGAGGGGAATGGTGCCGCAGACGGCCGTGGATTCGGCCATGGCTTCTGGACTGGTCAGATTTTTCCATGATCTCAGACAAGCTCTGAAAGTTTAG